From Solanum lycopersicum chromosome 4, SLM_r2.1:
CACGTAACCAATATGCTGGATCTCGCGATAATCTATGTAAATAATATCATATGAAAGAAACATTTGTTTAAGGTATTTTACATTTTCAAGACGTGGTTCAAGAATGCTAGACAATCGCATCTACTTCAATTGAACTCCCGCCTAGTGGCCTCCCTCATCAATCAATTGCCTTATTTCATAGAATCCCCCCACCTCTATGCAGTGGCGTAAGTACTTGAtgatagaaaataattatcaggATCTAATTGAAGAAGTTTGTTTGCAGAAATTTCAGCAAGAACCACATTACCGTGAAGTTTACTAGCACCTACGCAACATTCTCCACAAAACCACATCTGCCACCATAGGCATAAGATTTATATACTCAAATTCTCTATTTAAATTACTAGATCGGCACAACAAATCAACAAGACATCCATAATGCTTCATTTCTGGCACCAATCCATGACGTTATTCCATACTCTCGAAGAATTACAAACCTTTGTCCACTGAACCTGCATGAGCACAAACAAGTAATACACTAATTAAAGTACCATGAGTTAGCTTCCAACCTTCTTCTAACATCTTCGAGAAGAGCTAAAAAACATTATCATGAAAGCAATTCACAGGAAGGAGAGATATTATGGAAGTCGAAGAACAATATCCTTTTTGCTCATACTCAAAGAACTTTCAAGGCAGTATTAACAGATCCACATTTGCAGTAAATATCCGCACGTAATTATCCATTTTAATGTCATGCTGACGAACATAATCATGTGGCCTTGCAGCCGTTAAATCCCCTGCTTTAGCATACCCCATGGGGTTCCATGAAATCACATTTTTCTCCTCCATCGCAGTAAAAGTTTCTTCAGCTAAGATAATTATAATGCACACATACCATACATATCAATCAATGTATTCCCCAAATAAACATCAATTTTCACACAACTATCCCCTATATACTTCGCCAAAAAATTCGTAGTATCAAAGCCCCCCTAAATAGCTACAAGCTAGCACTACTTTCATCAATGTCACTGCATTCCCCTTCACATTTTCTGCCTGCATAGAAGCAAAAAGACCTAATACTTCATGATATCTATTACATTGAATATACCCACAAATCAATGACTACATATAGTGGTACATCAATACAAGTTATTTCagttaattttgttattttgtttatcgaatgagaaaagaaaattaattttgaagcaATGAAAATACTCTCTAAACATTTATTCATGTTGCGAAAAAGACTTTAGTAAGTTATACAAAAAAAGATATACGAGAAAAACGCTATCATGATAATTGTTTCAAATTGCTTCAATGGTGGATAGTCAGTTGCTTCAATGGTGTATGTAGAAGAAGGAACGTCAATACAACTAAGAAAGCtgaaagaattttttattttttatttttggtaagacaaataagaatcctaatcaaatttgtacaattaattTAGAATCCAAGTTACCATATAACAatctgttattatttttattttaatattaataatatttgaatatattaattaaaaaaattaagtatttcaaaaaataagatgCCCGTGTAACTTTTTTGTCCACCATCGGTGGATAGTAGTTAAACTCTATTCGAACATCATTTCCTCTGTTATCATGGCTACATTCTTCAAACACAAATAACTTTTGATTTCTTTCAGAATATAAGGCATAAGATGATCCATGTCATATTTTGCTCGGATAAATTCATCTTCATAGAAAAGTGACCAAGTCAAATCAGTTAACTTCTTTATATTCAGGGACATCCTTGAATAAAAGTCACCCAAACACGAATCTCCAAACAGGACAAAAGTTCTTAGGAATCTCACTTCCATTATTAGCTTTTCAAAGTCATCCAATTTTGAAGCAATTAGgtctttttcttcattctttattttcttcaagacataaaggaaatcatcaataaaattcctaatttttcatcttttttctcAAATACCACCTGCCAgattaaaaaacaaacaaacatacaagagtaacattttaatttgcATGTGTATGATGTTAAATTAACAGAATATTTTGGTGATCCGTTACTGAACACgacatttaaaaaaagaagaagaatttctTTGATATCTATGGAGCATCCCAACAACCTATGTCAAATCAAGTCTGGTATAGACTTGAGCATACACAAGGCTTTCCACTACTGCTGCATAAGATACATCCTTAAATTGGCCGCTGTTGGTATAACTAATAAGGCTCTATGGTTAAGAAAGATTCTAAGCAAAATGACATTGATGCTAAGGTTGAAAACAAGTCAGCAATATCTATGGCCAAAAATCCAGTGCAACATGCATGGTCGTACCAAGCATATAAATGTGAAGTTTCACGCTAGAGAAGGATGGCAAAGTTACACTTGTTCATTGCAGCTCAGATCAGCAGATTGCAGACATCATGACACAAGGCTCTTCCTAAAGGGAAATTTGAAGTTCTAAGGGCTAAGCTGGGAGTATCCAAGGGAAATCTCAAGGAGGAGTGTTAGAAAATGGATTTTTGAGTATGATTTTTATCGAAGTGTTGGTTTAAATGGAGTATATAAAAGAGTAATCAATATTGAGCGCCATGCCCTGATTGCAGGGTCAGAGAAACACCATCAAAAATGGTTGCATAGTGACAACATTGACTCAAAACTATTTATATGTTTCATTAAGTATCCAGAACTAATTCGGATTTGACGTGAAAGCATTAACTTAATCAGATGTGGTAATGTCTCCATTCATGTGTTGTTAACAAATTAATTGGTACCAACGCCACAACTAGCTAGTGACATATCAATTATATATGAGGAAGCTTGTGTTTGTCAAGTGATCCACTCACTCCAGTAGCACTGTATTTCTTAGCCCAAAGCCAAATCTCAGGCACAATGGGAGTAATTGAGTATTATTGATAATAACTTTTTCAGGTGGCACAATAGGCTTTTTGTTCTAATATTCATACCTTTATGCCATTTAACTAACCTCCCTTGTGCATCTCTgagattattatattttatacctCACACCAAACGGCTCCTAAAAATACAAAGAATTCAAAATCTTCTTAACATTTCTTGCTCTATTTCTTACAATTATTGCTGTTCTTAATTTAACATTGTCTATATACTTCCACTTGTTCTCGTTTTATCGACTTAGCCTAAAAAGAAGCAAAGTATTGATTGATCTAAATTTGGTTACTTTTAACATCATGCATCCCCTGTATTTAcctatatatttgaatatgtaAAACATACAATTAGTATTGTTACAAAATTAtgtaaaactaataattattgCTACAAAAAAAACCAACTTAGTTACTAGACATACTGATGATATGTTTTTTTACTCGTTTTTTCCACTTTCCTTTTGCCATTTATATATGCTGGATTTAATCTCTAACCTCCAAATTAAGCTTCAATATCCAGAGAATTGATATTGTTTCAATTATCACATTTAATGAGGATTCAAATTAGAATTAAACACAAGTAAAAGGAATGGCAAGAAGCAAGAGTTACGCATGTTAACTATTGAATTTATAGGTTTTGAATAGTAATTTACGATTCTGAATAAATACAAGATTTTAGTAAAGTTGTAACTTCTCGCACAGTCTCTAGTAACTTtctcatttttgagaagtttgTTTTTCGAGAgaaatatattctaaatattaACCAGTCATGAGAAATTTGAAACATTATTCCATCCATACTGAACACACCATGTGTTAATAGTGTTTTCGTGTAATAGtgtcattatataaaaaatgatcttTATCAATATTGAACTAACGATAATAGTTTAATTGCCgttaaatatgtttttagtGATATTAATACTCTTTATAAATGTCTCCAAAgtctaaagaaatatttaatccAATAAGAATTTACTAATGTTCATTTAACTATACTCTTTAAGTCTTGATTAatgtacatatttattatttattgcttCTAATGAGCCAGTCACTTAAGATGtatatctatataaattatattaaaatatcctGATTAGAGAGATTAATCTCCTTTTACAAATTTGGACCTTAtatgggtgtgtttggtacgaagcaCGATATGTGACTTTCTTACTGTTTTTGGTAAATTAGTAGAAATTATTAgagttttttattaaaatcatcCCTGAAATATGACTTAAACCTAAAGTACAATCTTATATCATATAAGTGAACAGAAACATTCTTACATTATCCAAAGAGCTGCAGAATTTATCCTTCTgtctaattttttaagaaactcacgtcaccaattaaaaaaatgtgttaagTCGAATGGATATATGTAAAATACATGGTTAAGTTAGTCTAGTTGggttatttttctaatttctacTAATTGAGGatttaaatcatattcatacaaaatatatttaaggcattatacatattatataccctaaacttgacttcaaatttaactttgacctccaactttcataatgcaaaAACAACCATTTTAACtgtccaacttttaaataaataaacacatgagtcctacatgacacaatacatgtaggacaccacgtaggacaaaaaacgACATGTAGAATGACATATAGGACAtgtgtgtttatttgttcaattttatacaaatttaaatgtttacTTGTGCACACTCAAGTTGAGGGGCATAAATGTAATTCAAAGCCAAGTTAAAAGGcatatttatgcattatgcctGTATTCAAATTCTAAACTTTCTTTATAAAAGTATGGTCAAATAATACAACCTcagtttcaaaaatttcaaataaagttaattattttttattttgataactAAATACTTACATAATTTCActaaatttccaaaatttttgtaaataaaatgCAAATTGCATTGTATATGACATACATATGTactgaataatttattaaagaaaCTCTTTAAATAGTTGAACGTAAtgttttttaaatgaatttttttacataatttttctaACCATCGAAGCCtatcatataaatatttcaaaaattatgtatCGTTGCAAGTCAATTTACTTGataatgcaaaaaaatataaactaacaatacacaaaatttaaattctgaGAATGAAAAGATTATTTCCTATCCATATCCTTATTTTTTAGGTAACTTTATTCTTTTCGTGTGGCTAAGacacaatcaaatttaaaactatttttttattggttcactcgatttcttaataaaaaaatagattgaaagatgattcttattattttttggataataTAAGGATGTTCTTTGCCCACTTAGATAATATAAGAATGTATATTAGATTTGAGTCataattaaaagattattttagccaaaaactcaaattattatctcaaaattattttgtatacaATCTAGATAAATTAACGCATACTGCTACTTACGaaacttaattttttctatttgagagaaaatattctttaattaatacctttaaccaaacaaatataagaaaattgaaaaacaatttaGAGGATAACAAAACCCTAAGATTGCGGATGTGATCTACCAAGTGAGCAAAAatgaaatagtaaaagaaaactagaaaaatatttcaacttttgCTTTACTTACAGGCTAAATGGTAGTCTGCCTTGTTGtagatttatgatatatttgataaaaatgagtggcaaaattaaggagaaaatcttgaaaaacttAATTCACTTATCAAAAGCATTATTGTTAGATCTAAATGGATAAATTTaagtttattgtattttgaattattaaaggCATGTCTTTCTATAccctatatatatactagaagAACACGACCCGTGCccaacaaaatattattaattagagATGATTGATCGCTCAAAGTAATTATTAAGcttttcaagaactcatttGAGAATGAATACAACTCAATAGACAATAATATGATATGTTTGGCTTTATGTAATGGTATGATACTCGTACATTAAtatgaaaaaggaaagaattCAGTATAACACTACATTAATTTTTCCAATTTGAATATGATAGAATCTGGTAATTCTACAAGAACATAAAATtggtgttttgatgatagacaagaaaTGCAAATATATGTAATGCAAATAACTGTCGCAGTTCGCAGCCAGTATCGCAGTGTCGAAGCCATCAGAATTAATTGTCGCAAccaaaattaaacaagtaaatgTACAAGTGCTAAAGATGTTGAAAATACAAGTTGATATAAATAAGGAAaccttaatatattttattaagtaaGGAAGTTGTATAGGAAAAGGATTGTACAATAAAAGGTAAAATTGGTACTCCTTGAATAACTACAATTACAATTTTCTTACCTTGTTTGATAAGGATTCAAGACACGAGAAGGCAGAAGAAATATCTATAAAAAGAGATCAAACGCAAAAGAGGAAGACACGACTTTTACATAGAGAGAAAAGTGAGAGACATTCAGTAAAAGCCTTTGAGATCGATAGTGTTGCTAAGTTCAAGAAGTTCTTGAGTTAGAAAGTCTTGAACGTGTaaaactattttcttgattCATTGTTGAGTTGTTAGTTACTTTTTTTGTACAAGAGGTGGGTTTGGCTTCTTGTAGAGTTGAGCTTTGGTGAGgtttgtaacaaaaggtggaTTTGGCCTTTTGGAGAGTAGAATTAGTCGATTATAGTTAATCGAGAGTTGTTGTAGTGGTGAGGttattgattattgagttgtaatcataCAATCAtctagttgaattaataaaacgaaGTTTTCCCTTCCTTGATTGAGGAAGGTTTATAATTTAACAATTGTTTGTGTTCTAACTTAAAACCAACTTACAAGAACCTTGTTCTTGTTCTAGGGGATaggtttcttcaattggtatcagagcagatCTTTTCGATAAAAGATTCACACCTTGAAAAGATTCAATGGCAGCACCACCTACCTCACAAGAGGGAGCTTCACAAACACGACCACCACTATTCAATGGCAAATACTATGGATGGTGGAAAAATCGTATGATGATCATCTTATCAGCGAAAATTCTGATCTATGGGGAGTCATTCTAGATGGAACAACTATACCTATGAAAATTGCAACTGATGGAATCACCAAAAAATaccaaaggaaagaaaaaaatggaatgCTGAAGACAAGCTTGCAATTCAAAACAATGCCAAAGCCAAGAAAATTATGATCCATGGTATAGGACAAGACGAATACAATCGAATCTCGTCTTGTCAAGATGCCAAAACCATATGGGAAACACTCCAAACTGCTCATGAAGGAACAACGCAAGTTAAGAAGTCAAAAATTGATAACTTAAACAGACAATATGAACTATTCAGAATGGCAGAAGGAGAGATTTTACAGGATATGCACACTAGGTTCACTTCAATCATCAATGAGATGTATTCCTTGGGAGAGATAGTTCCCAATGGAAAGGCAGTAAGGAAACTCTTGAGTGTCCTTCCTGAAACTTGGAAAAGCAAAGTCGAGGCTATCACTGAAGCCTGCGACCTAAATGCACTGGCCATGGATGAGTTGATTGGTAACCTCATCACATATgaactcaagaaaaaaaatcgGAGGAAAGAGAAAGGAAGGGAACCTGGTTCTGAAGGCAACTGCATTAGAtgattttgaggatgaaaaTATCGCCCTTATAACAAAAAGGTTCACCAAAATGCTGAAAAGAGGACAAACATTCCAAAAGAAAACTTCTCAAAGATCCAATGAAAACACTAAAGACCAGGTTTATCATAAGTGCGGAAGTCCAGATCACTTCATCAAATTCTGTCCACTTTGGGCTTTAGAGTAGAAAAAGACAAACTCTGAGAAGGGAAAAGACATTAAGAAAGATAAGTTTGTTCCTTCAAACAGAAGAAGGACAACTCAAGCGGCAGATATCTCAATGAAAAAGGCCTTTGCATTAATGGGGAATTCATCCGAGGAAGAATCTAAGGATGATGAGACAGAAAAAAATCCTTTCTTGCACTAGAACAAGAAGATGATTATGTCTTTCTTGCCCTAGCAGCAGTGGAAACCAAGGAAGAAAAGGAAACCTCCAAATCCCAAGAAACTATATTAGCACTCATGGCTGGATCAGATTCTGAAGAGAACAAAGAGGAAGACGATATGAATGAAAAGGCTAGTCTTCATCACATATAAGACAATGTAAACTCATACTCAAAAAGGGAGCTAGAATCTTTACTATACACCCTCATCGATGCATATAAAACAATAGACTCAAAAAGACAATTGATAATAGAAGACTATGCATCattaagagaagaaaacaagaagctcgaaaaacaaaatcttcatttattattcaaaaatacTGAGCTAAGTAAAAACCTAGACTTGGTAAGTAAAAGGAATGAAGAGCTAACCAAAGAGCTTCTTGTGACTAAAACTGAAGCTGAGAACGGAATGAGATGGATCAGGTCCTCCATATTGcttgacaacattcacaaaaATCGTACTTCTGAGAGACATGGGATAGGTTTTGATAAAACTAGTCCTCAAGTGAAAAATCCTAACATAGATTGTTTATGCATGACAGTGGGCTGGTAAGGCATAAGAGTTACGATTGTCGAAGAAAATTGATTGCtcataacaaaaatttaaactcTTTAAGAAAACCTCATCATGAGAAACCAATGAACAAAAACAAATCCCTACAGTCAAATCTCTTCCCAGATGGGCCAGAAAAAATCTTATTCATCCATTTTTTAAGAAACAAAGTGGATCTGGGTACCAAAATCAAACCCCCGAAATTAATTGCAGGGATTAGTGAGAAGGAAGCAACAACAATGGTACTTGGATAGTGCATGTTTCAGACACATGACTGGAGATAAAAGTAGCTTTCTCTCACTCAAAAACTTCAAAGGAGAAAACGTTGCCTTTGGTAATGGAAAAAATAGGGAAACTCAGGAaattggaaaggttgggtcTATGAGTACTCATGCAATTAAAAACGTATACTATGTGAATGGTCTACAACATAGTCTATTGAGTGTATCTCAAATATGTGATAAAGGAAACAATGTACTCTTTACAGAAAAAGAATGCAGAGTGACAAATTCAGTGACTGGGAACCTAGTTCTACTAGGAAAGAGACACAAGAATGTGTATAAAACCAAGATTGTTGATTCTAAGAAAGATACTCTTAAATGTCTAACTGCAGTTTCTGATTGTTCCATGCTCTGGCACAAAAGAATAGGACACATAAGCATGACAACAATAAAAAACTTATATCTAAGGACCTGGTTAGGGGACTGCCAACCAAAAGCTTAAGTAACAACAAAGTATGTGAAACCTGCATTAAAGGAAAACAAGTGAGATCATCATTCAAGCCAAAGTCGACAGTCAGTACTACCAAGCAATTAGAACTGCTTCACATTGATTTGTGTGGACCAATGCGTGTACAAAGCAGAGGTGAGAAAAGATATGTGTTTGTAATAGTCGATGATTATTCAAGATTCACTTGGACACTGTTTCTTGCAACAAAGGATGAAACATTCACTATGTTTGAAATCTTTGCAAAGCTGGTTcagaaaaaattcaacaaagaaataattagCATCCTATCTGATCATGAATGGAGTTTGAAAGCTCACAATTCCTACAATTTTGTATTCCAAATGGGATTGAGCATAACTTTTCAGCACCTAGAACACCACAACCAAACAGTGTAGTTGAGCGGAAAAATAGAACACTGGAAGATATCGCAAGAACAATGTTGATCTCAAGCAAACTTCCAAAATCCTATTGGGCTGAAGCAGTAAACACAGGGTGCTATCTAATAAATAGATGCATGATCATATCAGTGTTAAACAAAACACCATATGAGTTgctaaaaggaagaaaaccaaaTTTAAGACATCTTAGGGCATTTGGGTATGTATGTTTTATACACAATAATGATAAAGACAACTTGAGAAAATTTGATGCCAAGAGTGATGAAGGAATTTTTTTGGGCTATTCTTCACAAAGCAAGGCCTACAAAGTACTTAATAAAAGAACAAACCGTGTAGAAGAAAGTGTTCATGTTgtctttaatgaaaataacagTGAAGTTGAAGGAAATTCAGAGGATGAACAGAATTAAGGAACCTGCTCCAAGTCATCAGAACCAAAAATATGGGAAGAAGAATTTATACCCTCTCAGTCTGCTACTGAAACTGGTCGTGCTGAATCTCAAGAGCCAGTAAACATCCAAACTCACAGCTGGAAGCATCAAAGTTCTCATCCTTTACAAAACATTCTTACTCCTCTTAACTCAGGCATCTCAACAAGATCCAAATTACTTAGTATGTGTGCTTTTTCTGCCTATGTATCCCTGATTGagccaaaaaatataaaagaagcaCTATTAGACTCTGATTGGATTAGtgctatgcaagaagaacttaatcaatttgaaagaagcAGAGTATGGAACTTGGttccaaaacctcaaaagagAACAGTAATAGGATCAAGGTGGGTGTATAGAAATAAGCTCGATGAATAAGGACAAATCATACGCAACAAAGCTAGGCTAGTTGTACAAGGATATAACCAAGAAGAAGGGATAGACTACGATGAAACTTTTGCACCCGTAGCAAGAATTGAAGCAATCAGAATATTGATCGCATATACTGCTCACATAGAATTTAAACTCTATCAGTGGATGTCAAAAGTGACTTCTTAAATGGTTATCTACAAGAAGAGGTGTATGTGAAACAACCCCCTGATTTTGAAAATACCAAGTACCCTGATCATGTATACAAACTAGACAAAGCGCTCTATGGGCTAAAGTAAGCACCTAGAGCATGGTATGATCGATTGTCCACTTTTCTTCTCACACATGGATACACAAGAGGAAAAATTGATAACACATTGTTTCTTCGAAAACAAGGTGAAGATCTGTTCATAGTTcaagtatatgtagatgatatcatatTTGGAGGAACTAATGACTCACTAGGAGTAGAATTTGCTCAACTAATGAATAGtgaatttgagatgagtatgatgggaGAACTAAACTTTTTTAGGACTCCAAATTAAACAAACTCCAGCTGgcacatcaattcatcaacaaaaatacatTAAGGAATTACTGAAGAAATATGATATGAACGAAGCTAAGTCAAATGACACACCCATTGGGACAACAACAAAGCTTGATAAAGATGAACCAGGTTTACCAGTAAATGACACTAGATATAGAGGTATGATTGGATCACTCATATACCTTACTGCCAGTAGACCTGATATAGTGTTCAGTGTTGGTCTATGCGCACGTTTTCATCCTGTCCCAAGGAATCACATATAAAAGCTGTCAAAAGAATCTTGAGATATCTAAAAGGCACAATGAACCTGGTCCTCTGGTATCCAACTGGAGACACAATCAATCTAAAGGGATTTGCTGATGCAGACTATGCAGTACATACGGTAGATAGAAAAAGCACCTCTCGAATGGCACACTTCTTAGGACCATGTCTAATATCCTGGGCAACTAGAAAACTAAATTCGGTTGTTTTATCCACTGCTGAAGCTAAGTATGTGGCAGCTGCGTCTTGTTGTACCCAACTTCTTTTGATAAAACAACAGCTTAAAGATTTTGGTATAAAAACCGATTATATTCCCATTCTCTGTGATAATACCAGTTCTATGAACATGGCCAAAAACCCGGTTCAGCACAAACGTACCAAACACGTAGATAATAGACATCACTTCCTTCGTGATAATGTTGAGAAAGGGAACATAGTAATGACATTCTGCAAAATTGAGGATCAAGTTGCGGATATTTTTACCAGAGCACTAGGAAGAGAATCATTTCAGAAAAATTGACTTTCGCTAGGGCTTATCTTTTCGG
This genomic window contains:
- the LOC138348163 gene encoding uncharacterized protein; the protein is MIHGIGQDEYNRISSCQDAKTIWETLQTAHEGTTQVKKSKIDNLNRQYELFRMAEGEILQDMHTRFTSIINEMYSLGEIVPNGKAVRKLLSVLPETWKSKVEAITEACDLNALAMDELIGNLITYELKKKNRRKEKGREPGSEGNCIR